The DNA window TACAGAAATATGTTATTCACCCCATTGTCTCGCGGACAAAAAGTCTTAAATGTGACAACAAACTAAACAGAAGTTCCTCAGCAATTTAGCGCAAAGTAGATAACAGAGGTGTTAAAATGTCTTTGTTTCCGTTCAACATTAATTTTTCTGACTGTTGAACTGTAAATATAAGGAACTGCAAGAAAAAGAAACGGTAGAAAGCAATAttcttaaggttttttttaaaacaaacacaataaaaatatttgtgataCGGTCTTAAAATTTGTCTAGCTCTTTATTGCGACATGGTAACATATGGTAACAGTGAATTCTTTGGactatttaaaaagagaattcaTTAAACAATTTCTGTCTTGAAAGAAACTATTAGCCCAGTCCAATATTTGTGTTTTTAGAATTTCAGGTTGACAGCTGCACCCCTTTCAAACAACAATCCAAGCAAAATCACGAATACTATCTTCCACTGTAACATacaagaagcaaagggaagaagaaataaaTTAATCTCAAGGCGGAGGAAAGACTTTACAAACAAATGGTGTGAAAGTCACATACAAATGCAGaggttggggaaggaggggggacgaggggaaactaacaaaaaaacccagcactcGAATCTAAAACCTAAATgcagcaaaggaaaagaaaaagaataagcCAATGGGAGACCTGAAGGTGAAATACAAAGGAAGGAAAATCGCCTTTGCTCTAATTTGCAGACTAGTGATTGTCTGAAGGAGTTCAGCTCCCTGTCACCTAATCTCTTCCCTTGGCGGCTTGTTAACGTTTGGCATAGGGCCTCTGTTCAGAGAATATTATACATTCGACATTCAAAAAGCCTCCTTACATATACATCACTTGCTAATTTCGTCAGTGTGTGCACATTTCAGCAACTGATAATAGGACATTGTTAGTTAAAGGACAAATAGCTCTGACCCACAAACTGACAGGATCTTTTTTTTCTGCCAGTTTCCGTCTGTCTCTTACAAATAAAAgttgggaggaaggaggagacgAAATATTGGATTTCTGCTCAAAAACGAAGGGTTTATATTACTGAGACAGGGAAAGAGGTAAAGAATGCAATTAAACCAGGAAAGTACAATATGTCACAGTTCTTTATGGCAAAACCATTTTTCTTGATTCTAGAAATAACTGGATAATACTGTTGAGTTGCTATCTTGAAACCCTTTTAGTTGGTTGTTGAACAATCTGGTAAAGCATAAATCTTGACTTTATATTATGCACACAAGACATTTTATTATCAGCAATTTTTCTTTCAAgtatttcagattttatttttcagtcatATATCATTGGGCATAAAGATTTTGCTGTGGTTTGAAGAAGTTCTGCCCCCCTTATCTGGCCATAGAAAATAAAACCCTAGTTCATTTCTATGGTATATTGTAGAAAGTAGTGTATATCGGTTTTTGCCTTCATAGTGCAGaagcctaaattcctccttaaGCAAACACATCACTAGTggttccccccactcccttcttcTTTCCTGTTTTATCTTGGAATGTAAATCCTTCAAAGACTGAGCTATTTTTAGTCTTTTCCCCCATAGGTGTCCACTTATGGGAGAGAACACGATTAATAAACGTTGTATGTAAGTACTTTAACCTTATGTGAGCCCATGAAAGGGGCATATGATTTATAAACCTGAGATGCAGCTTTATCTTGTTAAAGGTACTTCTTCCCGCTGGTCCATGGATACTGAGGTTGCTTTGCTCAGCACGGAGGGTGTGAAAGTGAGAAAAGAGTCAGTCCTGGTTGTGGCTGAACAGGTAAAGTCTGATCCTGAAGGTCTCTGTGCCAGTCCATTGGACTGGCTGCTATGGCAAGCCAAGCATGAGCAAGGGCTGCCTCCAGCACTACTGAGTCCATGAGTTGGGGCAGGGTAAAGAGAAGGATGCCTGAATGCACAAAGCAGTTCTGGTCTAGGGTAAGGATGAGAGAGGACCCTAAAGGTGTCAAGTGGTCTCAGAGGGGTACTGAACGGGGTGGCAGCAGAGGCCGAGGTGGCACCAATGCCCATGTGGGAGTAGTAAGGAAGGGGCAGGTGGGATGGGAAGGGGTAGGGAAGATTGCCAGTTGCCGCTGCATGACTCATCATGTACGTGTAAAAAGCCGGATCTGCTGGGTGAGGCCAGGTCATGGCCAAACGCTGCCTCTTGTCCTTCATCCTGCGGTTCTGGAACCAGACCTGGGAGAGACAGAGGAAAGAGAGAACGCTCTTAAAACCTGCACACTGTCGGGCAGACAGAAAGGCCAGGCCGGAAGATGCATTCTGGACACAACTGTTTGTTCCGTCTGTTCTCGCCTCAGACTGCGAGACACACACACCAAAGTCCTGGCTGGTACAGTCATTTCCCACAGTGAAAAGACTGGGTGCGGAGGTTGGTTTGTTGGCGAACGAGAGCTAAGCCACTATTTTAACTATATAGGTTAAActggcaaaataaaaatatatcgtTCAAATAATGAGCTGTCATCAAGTAAAAGCTACAATTTGTCCATGTAAAAGTTGCTATAAATCTAGAGGGAGATCCAAAGTGGTGGCCTTTTTGTagacacttttttctttcttactcCAGAATTGCTGTCCTACTGTACTTGCTGTGGATTTACACATACGCCAAACAAGTGTATCAACTGCCTAGAAGCACTGCATCCTTCGCAGCATCTTGCGAACTCCCCTGGGGCATTTGCTGTTCAGCTTGTGTTTTATTTCACGTGGCAAAAGGTTGAAACGTTTATGTTAAATGCTCATTATTTAAAATTTCCCAGAGTGTAAAGGTAACCTTAAAATCAGGTGAAAGGAAGAGTAAAAACACTTAGAGACTGGGCTGTCAGGGGCCGCGCTTGCCTGATCGCTGATAACTTGTATTAAAAGCTACCGAGCGCTGCTTTTGTGCAGAAGGTAGCAGGGCGCAGCCGGGAAATGTTTGTTCTACCGAAAGCGCTTCTCAGCCTTTTGCAAGAAAGCCTGGCCGTTTAGATTTATATCGTGCTAATTGAAAACATGTCCAAGCGGTGTGTACCTTGATGGTGGTTTCTGGCAGATTTAAAGCAGCTGCCAGTTCACATCTTCTGGGCCTGGACACGTAGTTCTCCCGGTAGAATTCCTTCTCCAGCCGGGCTATCTGCTCGCGGGTGAAGGCGGTACGGTAGCGGCGCATCTGATCGCTGGCGTTGCAGGCCAGCGACCCCTGGGAGCCGCCGCTGCCTCCGCTGCATTTGGGGggctcccccccgctgctggggcTGCCACCGGCCAAAGCCTCCGAGCACGGCCCTGCACAGTGGAGGAGCCAAGAGCAGTGACACACGCGTGATACATAGACCGGGGGGATCGCCCCTGGCCCGCTTCCCCATCGATCCCTTGCTCCCGCAGCTGTtgcccccccttcctcctccctccaacaCAGGACAGTATCCACAGCATCCTCAGTTCACAGGCGCAGCCCTGCGGATGCTGGGGGCACTGACCCCCAGCTGCCTGGGCACATAGGGCGTAGGGAGTGGGGCATTTACTTGGTGTTCACTTTCTGGAAGTAGAGGGAGTGTGATCTCTCCAGCCTCCTCCTCGGATCCTACACTGGGTTCTTACTGGTTGCGGTGCTTCTTTTCCGCATTGTGTGCGGTAGGAGCTGAGCTCCTCAACACCCAGTTTAAATATCAAGCTATGACCCCCCCCCATTGcgtgttttctttttgtgggtgtgggtgtctgTTTCCATCCAAGTCATCGGCACCGTACAGTGCAATAGCCATTAGCCAGCATCCCCAGCAGCAAACCAATGGCAAATGGCCTGGACGGAGACATGGCAGCAGGCAGAGCTCCTTCCTTACCGGGGGTGAGGGTGAAGATTTTGGGGACCCTTCTCTCAGAGTTAATATTCCCTCATGTTAAGTTTAAATAAAGCTCCTGGGCAAATTTGAAGGGGAAACGACCGTCTTCTGTGCCCAATCTCCCAACTTCTagggacagaaaagaaaaggagctgatttgtttttcttgtgggggaaggaggggagaagggggtggggtagAAGAAGAAAAAGGCCTGGACGCTGCCTTTGCTTTCAAATGCAGCCAGTTCTCATTGTGCCTGAGACCAGAGGCAATTAAATCATTGGGACCATTTCCGAGCTGGCGCCACCGGGATATGGAAGTGACAAGGCAATTTGGACCTTTAACCAACGTGCAAACAGGGACCTACTGCTGCAGCTTGGGCAGCCAGGAGTCTGCAGCGATTTTACGGTCTTTATGGCTGCTTCCGTGCTCATCCAAACCCATTTCACCCTGCTCTCTGCCCGCAGTTACACAATCGTTTGATCTTGCAAAGCCCAGGAAGGTTGCTCTCAACCCTTGAAAAACGCACAAAAACATTGGGGGGAGGGCGAAGGGAAAGAGGATCCTAGTGCATGCACTATGGAGGAAAAGGCTGGCAGACGGAGTGTGAATTAGAATAAAGTATTGCTGCAGGAAAACTTGCAAAGGCAACGATATGTTTAAGTGAGGATGCGATTTCACTCACTCTGTTAAGTCATCAGGACTCTTCAGAGCCATATGCGCCTCTGGGTGCGTAACAGCCACATCTGCAAACCCCACTGTTCCATGCAGAACAAATGCATAAAAAGGAAACGAATTCGGGTACAAAACACCGCTACTCCTGGCCGGTCACTAAAACAAACTGAAGCCTGACAGATATCCCAGGCTCAAGGACACTAGTCACCCAGCTTGGCCGGCGCCCGAGCccggggaagggaagggggaagcaaagggaagtggTGGGTACCTTTGCTGGGCTGGTACTCGGCGTTTCCCGTGGCGCAGTCCGGGGTGCAGCTCACCTCGATTTCCTCATAGAAATCCGACTCGGTGTCCGAGCTGCTCTGTTGCCCTTTGCTAGAGAGGGGCTCCGAGGCGAGCTGCTGTCCGGCCGagagcagagctgctgcagccgCCGAGCGACTCTCCGGGACCgtccctgtccctggcagcacttccacctcctcctctcctcctcccctttcccggGAGGATAAGGGGCCAGATCTGGGGCTCAGGCAACTCCGATGGATCATCTTGTCCTGCGGTTCTTGGACTGGGCTTCCCACTGCTTCTGACAAATTAGAGACTCTCTTGCCAACAAGAGTGCCAAGTTGACCTCCTTCCAGAAACATCACCATATCCTTTCTGGGTTCCATAgtggttttcttcccccccaaaatccaagTTCCCCTCCCCCCGTACCCCCCGCGTCTCCCGCCCCAATCCTGTGCAACGCACAGCCCAGTGCAGCGAAGCCCGCGGTGAGATAGGGTGACCTTGTGATGCGAACGCTACACTGTGCCGtgccggctctgggagggatcACCATTGCCCTCTTCTTTCTAAGCTGTCATCCTTAATGGT is part of the Dermochelys coriacea isolate rDerCor1 chromosome 2, rDerCor1.pri.v4, whole genome shotgun sequence genome and encodes:
- the EVX1 gene encoding homeobox even-skipped homolog protein 1 isoform X1, which gives rise to MEPRKDMVMFLEGGQLGTLVGKRVSNLSEAVGSPVQEPQDKMIHRSCLSPRSGPLSSRERGGGEEEVEVLPGTGTVPESRSAAAAALLSAGQQLASEPLSSKGQQSSSDTESDFYEEIEVSCTPDCATGNAEYQPHCAGPCSEALAGGSPSSGGEPPKCSGGSGGSQGSLACNASDQMRRYRTAFTREQIARLEKEFYRENYVSRPRRCELAAALNLPETTIKVWFQNRRMKDKRQRLAMTWPHPADPAFYTYMMSHAAATGNLPYPFPSHLPLPYYSHMGIGATSASAATPFSTPLRPLDTFRVLSHPYPRPELLCAFRHPSLYPAPTHGLSSAGGSPCSCLACHSSQSNGLAQRPSGSDFTCSATTRTDSFLTFTPSVLSKATSVSMDQREEVPLTR
- the EVX1 gene encoding homeobox even-skipped homolog protein 1 isoform X2 produces the protein MEPRKDMVMFLEGGQLGTLVGKRVSNLSEAVGSPVQEPQDKMIHRSCLSPRSGPLSSRERGGGEEEVEVLPGTGTVPESRSAAAAALLSAGQQLASEPLSSKGQQSSSDTESDFYEEIEVSCTPDCATGNAEYQPSKGPCSEALAGGSPSSGGEPPKCSGGSGGSQGSLACNASDQMRRYRTAFTREQIARLEKEFYRENYVSRPRRCELAAALNLPETTIKVWFQNRRMKDKRQRLAMTWPHPADPAFYTYMMSHAAATGNLPYPFPSHLPLPYYSHMGIGATSASAATPFSTPLRPLDTFRVLSHPYPRPELLCAFRHPSLYPAPTHGLSSAGGSPCSCLACHSSQSNGLAQRPSGSDFTCSATTRTDSFLTFTPSVLSKATSVSMDQREEVPLTR